A genomic region of Macadamia integrifolia cultivar HAES 741 unplaced genomic scaffold, SCU_Mint_v3 scaffold2013, whole genome shotgun sequence contains the following coding sequences:
- the LOC122065429 gene encoding uncharacterized protein At5g39570 — protein MDGYTSQSNFLYSPQPSFFSNSLWEWELNQVSHRSMIYYSVTEFNEPEFEEYDPTPYAGGYDQSLTYGKPLPPSDAICYPLSTPKPTEPISPLPLQEVPSYGSTDPPSGGGEEEVDHSRSPPNRKKSTEEDHPKEEISSHGGYDVPVNGYGNGYGYPLPGWSDCGCVDGYGRQEPQSSWFDCGYDYGYGKQGLEPQAPPDYGFCESLFGYWPCLSKKEREQRRSNQQQQQIGEEHCYGNNQWNETADFLFGSMNPYGERNYQQHSYKQNECNVPIWVQNGNYHQVSPSPNIDGKDAYFYNDSKYQDEWSL, from the coding sequence ATGGACGGATACACATCTCAATCCAATTTCTTGTACTCTCCACAGCCAAGTTTCTTCTCCAATTCGCTCTGGGAATGGGAATTGAATCAGGTGAGTCACAGATCAATGATTTATTACTCTGTCACTGAATTCAATGAGCCAGAATTCGAGGAGTATGATCCCACTCCTTATGCTGGTGGTTATGATCAATCTCTTACTTATGGAAAACCTCTTCCACCTTCAGATGCAATCTGTTATCCTCTTTCAACTCCAAAACCTACAGAACCCATTTCACCACTACCCTTGCAGGAGGTTCCCTCATACGGATCCACCGATCCACCTagtggaggaggagaagaggaggtTGATCACAGCAGAAGCCCTCCTAACAGGAAGAAGAGCACAGAGGAGGACCacccaaaagaagaaatttcCTCTCATGGAGGCTATGATGTTCCTGTGAATGGATATGGAAATGGGTATGGGTATCCACTACCAGGGTGGTCTGATTGTGGTTGTGTTGATGGGTATGGGAGGCAAGAGCCTCAAAGTTCTTGGTTTGATTGTGGGTATGATTATGGTTATGGAAAGCAGGGGCTTGAGCCTCAAGCTCCTCCTGATTATGGATTCTGTGAAAGTTTGTTTGGTTATTGGCCTTGCTTGtctaaaaaggagagagagcagAGGAGATCTAATCAACAACAGCAACAGATTGGAGAGGAACATTGCTATGGGAACAACCAGTGGAATGAAACTGCAGACTTTCTATTTGGATCTATGAATCCATATGGTGAAAGGAACTACCAACAGCATAGTTACAAGCAAAACGAGTGTAATGTGCCCATATGGGTTCAGAATGGGAACTACCATCAAGTTTCTCCCTCTCCTAACATTGATGGGAAAGACGCTTACTTCTACAATGATAGCAAATACCAAGATGAATGGTCCCTGTGA